A genomic stretch from Pagrus major chromosome 3, Pma_NU_1.0 includes:
- the LOC140994130 gene encoding major histocompatibility complex class I-related gene protein-like has protein sequence MNVSLTIKCPPLELGRHLPVRCGSEESHCPPWLTLRLLPCLDESNHLPCWSERLVLGDDGVSTLPQQKRLDGLGLHVLQAVGGCEWDDETEEVKGFLQFGYDGEDFKELDLNTLTWITLRPEADIAKLLLDANKELGKKCKTVLTQSCPEQLKTYVDYGRSFLLRTELPSVSLLQKTPSSPVSCHATGFYPHRASLVWRKDGEELHEEVDHGEILPNHDGTFQMSVDLDLSSVTPEDWTRYDCVFQLSGVKEDIITKLEKDRIRTNWVKPSDMIVLVTAAVVVPALILIGAAGFIVYKKKKAISPPSSPDNSTELSEQLNPET, from the exons ATGAATGTAAGTCTTACCATCAAGTGTCCCCCACTTGAACTCGGCCGTCATCTGCCAGTCCGGTGCGGTTCCGAGGAGTCCCACTGCCCCCCTTGGCTGACGCTTAGGCTTCTCCCCTGCTTGGATGAAAGCAATCACCTGCCTTGCTGGTCGGAGAGGCTTGTTCTGGGTGATGATGGTGTGTCAACGTTGCCCCAGCAGAAGAGGTTGGATGGGCTGG gtcTCCATGTTTTACAGGCGGTGGGAGGTTGTGAGTGGGATGATGAGACTGAAGAGGTCAAAGGTTTCCTTCAGTTTGGTTATGATGGAGAAGACTTCAAGGAATTGGATCTGAATACATTGACATGGATCACTCTGAGACCTGAGGCTGACATCGCCAAACTATTATTGGATGCCAATAAAGaattaggaaaaaaatgtaagacTGTTTTGACTCAGAGTTGTCCAGAGCAGCTGAAGACGTATGTGGACTATGGGAGGAGCTTTCTGCTCAGAACAG agcttccctcagtgtctctcctccagaagactccctcctctccagtcagctgcCACGCTACAGGTTTCTACCCTCACAGAGCCTCACTCgtctggaggaaagatggagaggagcttcATGAGGAGGTGGACCACGGAGAGATCCTCCCCAACCACGATGGAACCTTCCAGATGAGTGTTGACCTGGACCtttcatcagtcacacctgaagactggacgaggtacgactgtgtgtttcagctctctGGTGTGAAGGAGGACATCATCACCAAACTGGAGAAAGATCGGATCAGGACCAACTGGG TGAAGCCCAGTGACATGATCGTCCtcgtcactgctgcagtggttgttcCTGCTCTCATTCTCATCGGTGCTGCTGGATTCATCgtttacaaaaagaagaaag ccaTTAGCCCTCCATCTT ctcctgacaacagcacagagctctctgagcagctgaatccagagacctga